A stretch of Bradyrhizobium sp. AZCC 2262 DNA encodes these proteins:
- a CDS encoding KpsF/GutQ family sugar-phosphate isomerase gives MANPNPLMAKSSGTDAAVQSALRTLDAEGSGIAAITAALQSDLHAPFTAAADLIRNAKGRLIVTGLGKSGHIGRKVAATFASTGTPAFFVHAAEASHGDLGMITADDVILALSWSGEQPEMKNLISYAARFRISVIAMTAERESSLAKAADIALTLPKAREACPHNLAPTTSSLMMLALGDALAIALLEGRGFTSTDFSVLHPGGKLGAMLKYTRDLMHASDAVPLKPLGTKMSDALVEMTSKGFGCVGIVDARGHIVGIVTDGDLRRHMGPDLMTATVDEVMTKNPKTIDRDVLAGEALEILNSSKITTLIVTDAGKPVGIVHLHDFLRAGVA, from the coding sequence ATGGCTAATCCGAACCCGCTGATGGCAAAATCATCCGGCACTGACGCCGCCGTTCAGTCGGCCCTGCGTACGCTCGACGCCGAGGGCAGCGGGATCGCCGCGATCACGGCAGCGCTGCAATCCGACCTCCACGCGCCCTTCACCGCGGCCGCCGATCTCATCAGGAACGCCAAGGGACGGCTGATCGTCACCGGGCTCGGCAAGTCAGGCCATATCGGCCGCAAGGTCGCCGCGACCTTTGCCTCCACCGGCACGCCCGCCTTCTTCGTCCACGCCGCGGAAGCCAGCCATGGCGATCTCGGCATGATCACGGCGGACGACGTCATCCTGGCGCTGTCATGGTCCGGCGAGCAGCCGGAGATGAAAAACCTGATCAGCTACGCCGCGCGGTTCCGGATTTCCGTGATCGCGATGACGGCGGAGCGGGAATCCTCGCTCGCGAAGGCGGCCGACATCGCGCTGACGCTGCCAAAGGCGCGCGAGGCCTGTCCGCATAATCTCGCCCCCACCACCTCCTCGCTGATGATGCTGGCGCTTGGCGACGCGCTGGCGATCGCGCTGCTGGAAGGCCGCGGATTTACCTCGACCGATTTCAGCGTGCTGCATCCCGGCGGCAAGCTTGGCGCGATGCTGAAATATACCCGCGACCTCATGCACGCGAGCGACGCAGTGCCGCTGAAGCCGCTGGGCACAAAAATGTCCGACGCGCTGGTCGAGATGACCTCAAAAGGTTTTGGCTGCGTCGGCATCGTCGATGCCCGTGGGCATATTGTCGGCATCGTCACCGACGGCGATTTGCGCCGCCACATGGGCCCCGATCTGATGACGGCCACCGTCGACGAGGTGATGACGAAAAACCCGAAGACGATCGACCGCGACGTGCTGGCCGGCGAGGCGCTGGAGATCCTCAACTCCTCGAAGATCACGACGCTGATCGTGACCGACGCCGGCAAGCCGGTCGGCATCGTGCATCTGCACGATTTTCTGCGCGCGGGCGTGGCGTAG
- a CDS encoding outer membrane beta-barrel protein: MRARPATGRNSRARVFRVALPCLVLMALSGTAATAQTVTPDLFSSTRASQVTSPDSPLRRTAAEANDPLNNPKLQDNDKNRPALSRIGQIPKYGLPAANGAADTGYDSLNRKRKKPKYYPGQARPKPPVGPGSPPPPIASNTRLRLSIPPSESAHKTPIPPAMAGTVVGQPSRKRLRIDDDPFGAVGDYAGSFLIKSAVEFSGGYDTNPGRLAAAQAKPFYVIAPEFLAVSDWERHALVADLRGSFTGYGSNLTPNADGTPLSAPLDIDRPNFIGHVDGRLDVSRDTRLGAQGRLFVSTDNPGSPNVQAGLARYPIYTTVGGTLGVDQSFNRLQVSAGATVDRTDYTNSKLTDGTSSTNDDRNFTQYGGVGRVSYDLRPGLKPFVEVQGDSRVHDLRLDRAGFARDSNGGYVKGGTSFEFSRLLTGEIGVGYAARDYADPRLNRLEGLLVSSSLVWTATPLTTAKFYSDTTITETTLPGTSGVLTHIYTAEVDHDFRRWLTAIGKFTWGDLDYQGNPRRDKIYTLLGEAIYKMNRNLWLRGTLRRDWLDSNLPGNSTVSTVVMLGVRVQN; this comes from the coding sequence GTGAGGGCCAGGCCAGCAACGGGCCGGAACAGCCGCGCGCGCGTCTTTCGCGTAGCCTTGCCGTGCCTTGTGCTGATGGCGCTATCGGGAACCGCAGCGACCGCGCAAACCGTCACGCCGGACCTGTTCAGCTCGACGCGCGCCAGCCAGGTGACGTCGCCGGATTCGCCACTGCGCCGGACCGCGGCGGAGGCGAACGACCCGCTCAACAATCCGAAGCTGCAGGACAACGACAAGAACAGGCCCGCGCTGTCGCGGATCGGACAGATCCCGAAATACGGCCTGCCGGCGGCGAACGGCGCCGCCGATACCGGTTACGACTCGCTCAACCGCAAGCGCAAGAAGCCGAAATATTATCCGGGGCAGGCCAGGCCGAAGCCGCCGGTCGGTCCCGGTAGTCCACCGCCACCGATTGCGTCGAACACGCGGCTGCGGCTTTCGATTCCGCCGTCGGAGTCGGCGCACAAAACGCCGATCCCGCCCGCTATGGCGGGCACGGTGGTGGGACAGCCGTCACGCAAGCGCCTCAGGATCGACGACGATCCGTTCGGCGCGGTCGGCGACTACGCCGGCAGCTTTCTGATCAAATCGGCCGTCGAGTTCTCCGGCGGCTACGATACCAATCCCGGCCGGCTAGCAGCAGCACAAGCCAAGCCATTCTATGTGATCGCGCCGGAATTTCTCGCGGTCTCCGACTGGGAACGTCACGCGCTGGTCGCCGATCTCCGCGGCTCCTTCACCGGTTACGGTAGCAATCTCACGCCGAACGCTGACGGTACGCCGCTGTCGGCGCCGCTGGATATCGATCGGCCGAATTTCATCGGCCATGTCGATGGTCGGCTCGATGTCAGCCGCGACACCCGCCTGGGCGCGCAGGGGCGGCTGTTTGTCTCGACCGACAATCCCGGCAGCCCGAACGTGCAGGCGGGCCTCGCCAGATATCCGATCTACACCACGGTCGGCGGTACCTTGGGCGTCGATCAGAGCTTCAACCGGCTACAGGTTTCCGCCGGCGCCACTGTCGACCGCACCGACTACACCAACTCAAAACTCACCGACGGCACGTCAAGCACCAATGACGACCGCAACTTCACCCAGTACGGCGGCGTCGGCCGCGTCAGCTATGATCTGCGGCCCGGCCTGAAGCCGTTCGTGGAGGTGCAGGGCGACAGCCGCGTGCATGACCTCAGGCTCGACCGCGCCGGCTTTGCGCGCGACTCCAATGGCGGCTATGTCAAGGGTGGCACCAGCTTCGAATTCTCGCGGCTGTTGACCGGCGAAATCGGCGTCGGCTACGCCGCGCGCGATTATGCCGATCCGAGGCTCAATCGCCTCGAAGGCCTGCTGGTCTCGTCCTCGCTGGTCTGGACCGCGACGCCGCTGACGACGGCAAAGTTCTACTCCGACACCACGATCACGGAGACCACGCTGCCCGGCACCTCGGGTGTGCTGACGCACATCTACACCGCCGAGGTCGATCACGACTTCCGCCGCTGGCTGACCGCGATCGGCAAGTTCACCTGGGGCGATCTCGACTATCAGGGCAATCCCAGGCGCGACAAGATCTACACGCTGTTGGGTGAAGCGATCTACAAGATGAACCGCAACCTCTGGCTCAGGGGCACGCTGCGTCGCGACTGGCTGGATTCGAATTTGCCGGGGAATAGCACGGTGTCAACGGTGGTGATGCTGGGCGTGAGAGTGCAGAACTGA
- a CDS encoding glutamate synthase subunit beta, producing MGKITGFLEIDRHDRKYAPVADRVKHYREFVIPLSEKDTRDQAARCMNCGIPYCHGTGSVAPGTPGCPVNNQIPDFNDLVYQANWEEASRNLHSTNNFPEFTGRICPAPCEASCTLNIDDNPVTIKTIECAIVDRAWDNGWLKPEIAPIRTGKKVAIVGSGPAGLAAAQQLARAGHDVHIYEKFAKAGGLLRYGIPDFKMEKHVIDRRVAQMEAEGVTFHYGVHIGGTSEGAIDPRELLAQYDAVALTGGAEAGRDLPIPGRDLDGIHFAMDFLPQQNRRVSSEPLGDVKEILAEGKHVVVIGGGDTGSDCIGTSFRQGAKSVTQLEIMPAPPEHENKGVTWPNWPLKMRTSSSQAEGAKREFAVLTQKFSGENGKVQKLHCVQVDEKFKPIAGTEFELDAQLVLLAMGFVHPVHEGMLKNLGVDLDQRGNVRANTHDYQTSLPNVFSAGDMRRGQSLVVWAIREGRLCARAIDQYLMGTTTLPR from the coding sequence ATGGGCAAGATCACAGGTTTTCTCGAAATCGACCGGCATGACCGCAAGTATGCGCCGGTCGCCGATCGTGTGAAGCATTATCGCGAATTCGTCATTCCCCTGAGCGAGAAAGACACCCGCGACCAGGCCGCGCGCTGCATGAATTGCGGCATTCCCTATTGCCACGGCACCGGCTCGGTGGCGCCGGGCACGCCGGGCTGCCCGGTCAACAACCAGATCCCCGATTTCAACGACCTCGTCTATCAGGCCAACTGGGAAGAGGCCTCTCGCAACCTGCACTCGACCAATAATTTCCCCGAGTTCACCGGCCGCATCTGCCCGGCCCCCTGCGAGGCGTCCTGCACGCTCAACATCGACGACAACCCGGTCACCATCAAGACCATCGAATGCGCCATCGTCGATCGCGCCTGGGACAATGGCTGGCTGAAGCCGGAGATTGCGCCTATCAGGACCGGCAAGAAGGTCGCGATCGTCGGCTCCGGGCCCGCGGGACTTGCGGCTGCGCAGCAGCTCGCGCGCGCCGGCCACGACGTCCACATCTACGAAAAATTCGCCAAGGCCGGCGGATTGCTTCGTTACGGCATTCCCGACTTCAAGATGGAAAAGCACGTCATCGACCGCCGCGTGGCGCAGATGGAAGCCGAGGGCGTGACGTTCCATTACGGCGTTCATATCGGCGGCACGTCCGAGGGTGCGATCGATCCGCGCGAGCTGCTTGCCCAGTATGACGCAGTGGCATTGACCGGCGGCGCCGAAGCCGGCCGCGATCTGCCGATCCCCGGCCGCGACCTCGACGGCATCCATTTTGCGATGGACTTCCTGCCGCAACAAAATCGCCGCGTCTCCTCCGAGCCGCTCGGCGACGTCAAGGAGATTCTCGCCGAAGGCAAGCATGTCGTCGTGATCGGCGGCGGCGACACCGGTTCGGACTGCATCGGAACTTCATTCCGGCAGGGCGCGAAATCCGTCACACAACTGGAAATCATGCCGGCGCCGCCCGAGCACGAGAACAAGGGCGTAACCTGGCCGAACTGGCCCCTGAAGATGCGGACCTCGTCGAGCCAGGCCGAAGGCGCCAAGCGCGAATTCGCGGTGTTGACGCAAAAATTCTCCGGCGAGAACGGCAAGGTGCAGAAGTTGCATTGCGTCCAGGTCGATGAAAAGTTCAAGCCGATCGCCGGCACCGAATTCGAACTCGACGCCCAGCTCGTGCTGCTCGCCATGGGCTTCGTGCATCCGGTGCACGAGGGCATGCTGAAGAACCTCGGCGTCGATCTCGACCAGCGCGGCAACGTCCGCGCCAACACGCATGACTACCAGACCTCATTGCCCAACGTGTTCTCCGCCGGCGACATGCGCCGCGGGCAGTCACTGGTGGTGTGGGCGATCCGCGAAGGCCGGCTGTGCGCGCGGGCGATCGATCAGTATCTGATGGGGACGACGACGCTGCCGCGGTAG
- the gltB gene encoding glutamate synthase large subunit, with amino-acid sequence MSGSEFERENFVAETLSATAASKPADIAREHTWRPPAEGLYDLSMEKDACGVGFIANIKGKKSHQIVSDAINILCNLEHRGAVGADPRAGDGAGILVQIPHAFFSRKAAEIGFQLPEPGHYAIGALFMPKETAWRKVIQSIVAEQIKEEGLLLLGWRDVPSDNSSLGETVKPTEPYHMQVFIGRNGTAKTEEEFERRLYILRKSISQAIYQRRDRGLAGYYPVSLSCRTVIYKGMFLADQLGKYYPDLHEKDFESALALVHQRFSTNTFPTWSLAHPYRMIAHNGEINTLRGNVNWMAARQASVHSELYGKDISRLWPISYEGQSDTACFDNALEFLVQGGYSLPHAVMMMIPEAWAGNPLMDETRRAFYEYHAALMEPWDGPAAIAFTDGRQIGATLDRNGLRPARYLVTKDDRIVMASEMGVLKIPEDQIVTKWRLQPGKMLLVDLEQGRLIPDDEIKATLAKSHPYSDWLHRTQLVLEELPDAPTKGMRSNLPLLDRQQAFGYSQEDVTILMTPMAATGEEAAGSMGNDTPISALSDRPKPLFTYFKQNFAQVTNPPIDPIREELVMSLVSIIGPRPNLFDLQGMASTKRLEVRQPILTDADLEKIRSISDIADTHFKSRTLDTTFHAGFGAAGMEQVLDELCARAEGAVREGVNIIILSDRMAGSDRIPIPSLLACAAVHHHLIRTGLRTSVGLVVESGEPREVHHFACLAGYGAEAINPYLAFETIIAMKDRLPGSLDDYEIVKRYIKSIGKGLLKVMSKMGISTYQSYCGAQIFDAVGLKADFVTKYFAGTHTRIEGVGLAEIAEETARRHTDAFGDAQVYKTALDVGGEYAYRTRGEDHAWTAESVSTLQHAVRGNSQERYRAFAKILNEQSERLLTLRGLFRLKTAEDEKRKPVKLDQVEPAAEIVKRFATGAMSFGSISREAHTTLAIAMNRIGGKSNTGEGGEEADRFKPLPNGDSMRSAIKQVASGRFGVTTEYLVNSDMMQIKMAQGAKPGEGGQLPGHKVDATIARVRHSTPGVGLISPPPHHDIYSIEDLAQLIYDLKNVNPDGQVSVKLVSEIGVGTVAAGVAKARADHVTIAGFEGGTGASPLTSIKHAGSPWEIGLAETHQTLVRERLRSRIVVQVDGGFRTGRDVVIGALLGADEFGFATAPLIAAGCIMMRKCHLNTCPVGVATQDPVLRKRFTGQPEHVINYFFFVAEEVREIMAQLGYKKFDEMVGQTQMLDQSTLVAHWKAKGLDFSKLFVRQKEEKGQKIYHAEAQNHHLEKVLDRRLIEKAQAALDRGAPVKIEEEINNTDRSAGAMLSGQVATIYGHAGLPHDTIHVSLKGTAGQAFGAWLARGVTFDLEGEGNDYVGKGLSGGRIIVKPPRNSGIVPEESIIVGNTVMYGAIEGECYFRGIAGERFAVRNSGAIAVVEGAGDHCCEYMTGGIVVVLGKTGRNFAAGMSGGIAYVLDEAGDFEKLCNLSMVELEPVLSEELINAGTYNHSGDLEAHGRVDVFANLLESDIERLHILITRHAKLTGSKKAAEILADWKTWLLKFRKVIPVEYRRALKELKANADAEPKIAIGA; translated from the coding sequence ATGAGCGGGTCGGAATTCGAGCGCGAAAATTTCGTGGCAGAAACCCTGTCGGCGACCGCGGCTTCGAAACCGGCCGACATCGCGCGCGAACATACTTGGCGCCCGCCGGCCGAGGGCTTGTACGACCTCAGCATGGAGAAGGATGCCTGCGGCGTCGGCTTCATCGCCAACATCAAGGGCAAGAAGTCACATCAGATCGTCTCCGACGCGATCAACATTCTGTGCAACCTCGAACATCGCGGCGCTGTTGGCGCCGATCCGCGCGCCGGCGACGGTGCCGGCATTCTCGTGCAAATTCCGCACGCCTTCTTCTCGCGCAAGGCAGCCGAGATCGGCTTCCAGCTGCCGGAGCCGGGCCACTACGCGATCGGTGCGCTGTTCATGCCGAAGGAAACGGCTTGGCGGAAGGTGATCCAGAGCATCGTCGCCGAGCAGATAAAGGAAGAGGGCCTGCTGCTGCTCGGCTGGCGCGACGTGCCGTCCGACAACTCCTCGCTCGGCGAAACCGTCAAGCCGACCGAACCCTATCACATGCAGGTATTCATCGGCCGCAACGGCACGGCGAAGACCGAGGAGGAATTCGAGCGCAGGCTCTACATTCTGCGCAAGTCGATCTCGCAGGCGATCTATCAGCGCCGTGACCGCGGGCTGGCGGGCTATTACCCGGTCTCGCTGTCGTGCCGCACCGTGATCTACAAGGGCATGTTCCTCGCCGACCAGCTCGGCAAGTATTATCCCGATCTGCACGAAAAGGATTTCGAAAGCGCGCTGGCGCTGGTGCATCAGCGCTTCTCGACCAACACCTTCCCGACCTGGTCGCTGGCGCATCCGTACCGGATGATCGCCCACAACGGCGAAATCAACACGCTGCGCGGCAACGTCAACTGGATGGCGGCGCGCCAGGCCTCCGTGCATTCGGAGCTCTACGGCAAGGACATCAGCCGACTGTGGCCGATCTCATATGAAGGCCAGAGCGACACCGCCTGCTTCGACAACGCGCTCGAATTCCTGGTGCAGGGCGGCTACTCGCTGCCGCACGCCGTCATGATGATGATTCCGGAAGCGTGGGCCGGCAATCCCCTGATGGATGAGACGCGCCGCGCCTTCTACGAATATCACGCCGCCCTGATGGAGCCGTGGGACGGCCCCGCCGCGATCGCCTTCACCGACGGCCGCCAGATCGGCGCCACCCTCGACCGCAACGGACTGCGTCCGGCGCGCTACCTCGTCACCAAGGACGACCGCATCGTGATGGCGTCCGAAATGGGCGTGCTGAAGATCCCCGAGGACCAGATCGTCACCAAGTGGCGGCTGCAGCCCGGCAAGATGCTGCTGGTCGACCTCGAACAGGGACGCCTGATTCCCGACGACGAGATCAAGGCGACGCTCGCCAAGAGCCATCCCTACAGCGACTGGCTGCATCGCACCCAACTCGTGCTGGAGGAATTGCCCGACGCGCCCACCAAGGGCATGCGCTCGAACCTGCCGCTCTTGGACCGGCAGCAGGCGTTTGGCTACAGCCAGGAAGACGTCACCATCCTGATGACGCCGATGGCCGCCACCGGCGAGGAAGCCGCCGGCTCGATGGGCAACGACACGCCGATCTCGGCGCTGTCGGACCGGCCGAAGCCGCTGTTCACCTATTTCAAGCAGAACTTTGCACAGGTCACCAATCCGCCGATCGATCCGATCCGCGAAGAGCTCGTGATGAGCCTCGTCTCTATCATCGGGCCGCGGCCGAACCTGTTCGACCTGCAGGGCATGGCCTCGACCAAGCGGCTCGAAGTGCGCCAGCCGATCCTGACCGATGCGGACCTGGAAAAGATCCGCTCGATCTCCGATATCGCGGACACCCATTTCAAGTCGCGCACGCTCGACACCACCTTCCATGCCGGCTTCGGCGCGGCGGGCATGGAGCAGGTGCTCGACGAACTCTGCGCGCGCGCCGAAGGCGCGGTGCGCGAAGGCGTCAACATCATCATCCTGTCGGACCGCATGGCGGGCTCGGACCGGATTCCGATCCCCTCGCTGCTCGCCTGCGCCGCCGTGCATCATCATCTGATCCGCACGGGATTGCGCACCTCGGTTGGTCTCGTCGTCGAATCCGGCGAGCCGCGCGAAGTGCATCATTTCGCCTGCCTGGCCGGCTACGGCGCCGAGGCGATCAATCCGTACCTGGCGTTCGAGACCATCATCGCGATGAAGGATCGGCTGCCGGGCTCGCTCGACGACTACGAGATCGTCAAGCGCTACATCAAGTCGATCGGCAAGGGCCTCTTGAAGGTGATGTCCAAGATGGGCATCTCGACCTACCAGTCCTATTGCGGCGCGCAGATTTTTGACGCCGTCGGACTGAAGGCGGATTTCGTCACCAAGTATTTCGCCGGCACCCATACCCGCATCGAGGGCGTGGGCCTGGCCGAGATCGCCGAGGAAACCGCGCGCCGCCACACCGACGCGTTCGGCGACGCCCAGGTCTACAAGACCGCGCTCGATGTCGGCGGCGAATACGCCTACCGCACCCGCGGCGAGGACCATGCATGGACCGCGGAATCTGTCTCCACGCTGCAGCACGCCGTGCGCGGCAATTCGCAGGAGCGTTACCGGGCGTTCGCAAAAATCCTCAATGAGCAGTCCGAGCGGCTTTTGACGCTGCGCGGCCTGTTCCGGCTCAAGACCGCCGAGGACGAGAAGCGCAAGCCGGTAAAGCTTGATCAGGTCGAGCCGGCGGCCGAAATCGTCAAGCGTTTCGCCACGGGCGCGATGAGCTTCGGCTCGATCTCGCGCGAGGCGCACACCACGCTCGCGATCGCCATGAACCGGATCGGCGGCAAGTCGAACACCGGCGAAGGCGGCGAAGAGGCCGATCGCTTCAAGCCGCTGCCGAACGGCGACAGCATGCGCTCGGCGATCAAGCAGGTCGCCTCGGGCCGTTTCGGCGTGACGACGGAGTATCTCGTCAACTCCGACATGATGCAGATCAAGATGGCGCAGGGCGCCAAGCCCGGCGAAGGCGGCCAATTGCCCGGCCACAAGGTCGACGCGACCATTGCGCGCGTGCGGCATTCGACGCCGGGCGTCGGTCTCATTTCGCCGCCGCCGCATCACGACATCTATTCGATCGAGGATCTGGCGCAGCTCATCTACGACCTCAAGAACGTCAATCCGGACGGTCAGGTTTCGGTCAAGCTGGTCTCCGAAATCGGCGTCGGCACGGTGGCCGCGGGCGTTGCGAAAGCGCGCGCCGACCACGTCACCATTGCAGGCTTCGAGGGCGGCACCGGTGCCTCCCCCCTGACCTCGATCAAGCACGCAGGCTCGCCGTGGGAAATCGGCCTTGCCGAAACCCACCAGACGCTGGTGCGCGAGCGGCTGCGCAGCCGCATCGTGGTGCAGGTCGACGGCGGCTTCCGCACCGGACGCGACGTCGTGATCGGCGCGTTGTTGGGCGCGGATGAATTCGGCTTCGCCACCGCGCCGTTGATCGCGGCCGGCTGCATCATGATGCGCAAGTGCCATCTCAACACCTGCCCGGTCGGCGTCGCGACGCAGGATCCGGTGCTGCGCAAGCGCTTTACCGGCCAGCCCGAGCACGTCATCAACTACTTCTTCTTCGTCGCCGAGGAAGTGCGCGAGATCATGGCGCAGCTCGGCTACAAGAAGTTCGACGAGATGGTCGGCCAGACCCAGATGCTCGATCAGTCGACGCTGGTGGCGCACTGGAAGGCCAAGGGGCTCGACTTCTCAAAACTCTTCGTCCGCCAGAAGGAAGAGAAGGGCCAGAAGATCTATCACGCCGAGGCCCAGAACCATCATTTGGAGAAGGTGCTCGACCGCCGCCTGATCGAGAAGGCGCAGGCCGCGCTCGACCGTGGCGCGCCGGTGAAAATCGAGGAAGAGATCAACAACACCGACCGCTCCGCCGGCGCGATGCTGTCGGGTCAGGTCGCCACGATCTACGGCCATGCCGGGCTGCCGCATGACACCATTCATGTCAGCCTGAAGGGCACGGCGGGCCAGGCGTTCGGCGCGTGGCTGGCGCGCGGCGTCACCTTCGATCTCGAAGGTGAAGGCAACGACTATGTCGGCAAGGGCCTGTCCGGCGGCCGCATCATCGTCAAGCCGCCGCGGAATTCCGGCATCGTGCCGGAAGAATCCATCATCGTCGGCAACACGGTGATGTATGGCGCGATCGAGGGCGAATGTTATTTCCGCGGCATCGCCGGCGAGCGCTTCGCGGTGCGTAACTCCGGCGCGATCGCGGTGGTCGAAGGCGCCGGCGACCATTGCTGCGAATACATGACCGGCGGCATCGTCGTGGTGCTGGGCAAGACCGGGCGCAACTTCGCGGCCGGCATGTCGGGCGGCATCGCCTATGTGCTGGACGAGGCCGGCGACTTCGAGAAGCTGTGCAATCTCTCGATGGTCGAGCTCGAGCCGGTGCTTTCGGAAGAGCTGATCAACGCCGGCACCTACAATCACTCCGGCGATCTTGAGGCGCATGGCCGGGTCGATGTGTTCGCCAATCTGCTGGAGTCCGATATCGAGCGGCTGCACATCCTGATCACGCGTCACGCCAAGCTGACCGGCTCGAAGAAAGCGGCCGAGATCCTCGCCGACTGGAAGACGTGGCTCCTGAAATTCCGCAAGGTGATCCCGGTGGAGTACCGCCGTGCGCTGAAGGAATTGAAGGCGAACGCCGACGCCGAGCCGAAAATCGCGATCGGGGCTTAG
- a CDS encoding Hsp20 family protein has product MRTYDLTPFYRSTVGFDRFFNLLDQVTSDGSPGYPPYNIERTGENAYRISVAVSGFSQGELSIVAKENTLTIKGEKTANENGKDNSEVLYRGIAARAFERIFQLADFVQVKNASLEHGLLHVDLVREIPEAKKPRSIPINSGAQTPQVVDASVAA; this is encoded by the coding sequence ATGCGTACCTACGATCTCACTCCGTTTTATCGTTCCACCGTCGGCTTCGACCGCTTCTTCAACCTGCTCGATCAGGTGACGTCAGACGGCAGCCCCGGTTATCCCCCCTACAACATCGAGCGCACCGGTGAGAACGCCTACCGCATCAGCGTTGCGGTCTCCGGCTTCTCACAAGGCGAGCTTTCGATCGTCGCGAAGGAAAACACGCTGACGATCAAGGGCGAGAAAACCGCCAACGAGAACGGCAAGGACAATTCGGAAGTGCTCTACCGCGGCATCGCGGCGCGTGCCTTCGAGCGCATCTTCCAGCTTGCCGATTTCGTGCAGGTGAAGAACGCCTCGCTCGAGCATGGCCTGCTCCACGTCGATCTCGTCCGCGAGATCCCCGAGGCCAAGAAGCCGCGCAGCATTCCGATCAACTCCGGCGCGCAGACCCCGCAGGTGGTCGACGCTTCGGTCGCCGCGTAA
- a CDS encoding alpha/beta hydrolase: MTLVSIPANPVPEDVVSGTIKTPDGAELRFARWAPPAGRKGTVCVFTGRSESIEKYFETVRDLRDRGFAVAMIDWRGQGHSSRRLRDPRKGYVRDFSDYEVDVETFVQQVVLPDCPPPFFALAHSMGGAVMLRVAHAGKRWFDRMVLSAPMIDLPGRRTAFPTRTLLRVMRLMGQGGRYVPGGSDALTGTESFINNPFTSDPVRYARNAAILEEDPTLGLGSPTVAWADTAFRAMHTFRGINYPSEIRQPILMLAASNDTIVSTAAIEEFAYHLRAGSHLVIAGSRHEILQEQDRYRAQFWAAFDAFVPGTPLFK; this comes from the coding sequence ATGACGCTCGTCTCTATCCCCGCTAATCCGGTTCCGGAGGACGTCGTCTCAGGCACCATCAAGACGCCCGACGGCGCGGAATTGCGGTTCGCGCGCTGGGCGCCGCCGGCGGGACGCAAGGGCACGGTCTGCGTTTTCACCGGGCGGAGCGAGTCGATCGAGAAATATTTCGAGACGGTGCGGGACTTGCGCGATCGCGGATTTGCGGTGGCGATGATCGACTGGCGCGGCCAGGGGCATTCCTCGCGCCGCCTGCGCGATCCGCGCAAGGGCTATGTTCGCGACTTCTCCGATTACGAGGTCGACGTCGAAACCTTCGTGCAGCAGGTGGTGCTGCCGGATTGCCCACCGCCCTTTTTCGCGCTGGCGCATTCGATGGGCGGCGCGGTCATGCTGCGGGTCGCGCATGCGGGAAAACGCTGGTTTGACCGCATGGTGCTGTCGGCGCCGATGATCGACCTGCCGGGGCGCCGGACCGCGTTCCCGACGCGGACGTTGCTGCGGGTCATGCGGCTGATGGGGCAGGGCGGCCGCTACGTGCCCGGCGGCAGCGATGCGCTGACCGGAACGGAATCCTTCATCAACAACCCCTTCACCAGCGATCCCGTACGCTACGCCCGCAACGCAGCCATCCTGGAAGAAGACCCGACGCTCGGCCTCGGCTCGCCGACAGTGGCCTGGGCCGATACCGCGTTCAGGGCGATGCATACCTTTCGTGGCATCAACTACCCGTCTGAAATCCGCCAGCCGATCCTGATGCTCGCAGCCAGCAACGACACCATTGTTTCCACAGCAGCGATCGAGGAATTCGCCTACCATCTGCGCGCCGGCTCGCATCTGGTGATCGCGGGCTCCCGGCACGAGATCCTGCAGGAGCAGGACCGCTACCGCGCGCAATTCTGGGCGGCGTTCGACGCCTTCGTGCCGGGCACGCCGCTGTTCAAGTGA